One stretch of Nicotiana tabacum cultivar K326 chromosome 18, ASM71507v2, whole genome shotgun sequence DNA includes these proteins:
- the LOC142172421 gene encoding uncharacterized protein LOC142172421, whose product MGCHQEKQQRRRKMKRTENLLLLGIKRKLYKQTLIFLSMIKLLNWNIRGMKSQAASEKLVYLIKYHKVSFVAIQEPFMHDTTIDFYKNMMGMHGNFVNISNKIWVFWRYDLNCNVFANHEQLVTCKITRSNPGKDIFISVVYEKSKAVGREYLWEYMRVFDSTISNPWVVIGDFNNILSIDEKLGGTPHKLSKSLPFIECLQDCNLVDMGYTGQAFTWCNEIKERDILWKILDRLVANDEWDACFSKTTIQHLTRINSDHCPLLITAENDVDNYIKYFKFLNFWVDQHNFIDIVRQI is encoded by the coding sequence ATGGGTTGTCACCAAGAAAAGCaacaaagaagaaggaaaatgaaaagaacaGAAAATCTCCTGTTACTAGGAATCAAAAGAAAACTTTACAAACAAACCCTTATATTTCTATCAATGATTAAGCTTCTTAATTGGAATATTAGGGGAATGAAATCCCAGGCAGCTAGTGAAAAGTTAGTGTACTTGATCAAATACCATAAAGTATCTTTTGTGGCTATACAGGAACCTTTTATGCATGATACTACAATTGATTTCTACAAAAATATGATGGGTATGCATGGTAATTTTGTAAATATTAGTAATAAGATTTGGGTCTTCTGGAGGTATGATTTGAACTGCAATGTCTTTGCAAATCATGAACAATTGGTTACATGCAAAATTACTCGTAGTAATCCTGGTAAGGATATATTTATCTCGGTTGTATATGAAAAATCCAAAGCAGTGGGAAGGGAATATTTATGGGAATATATGAGAGTTTTTGACTCAACCATATCTAATCCCTGGGTTGTTATAGGAGATTTTAACAATATTCTGAGCATCGATGAAAAGCTGGGTGGCACCCCTCACAAATTATCCAAAAGTCTTCCTTTTATTGAATGTTTGCAGGATTGTAATTTAGTGGATATGGGCTATACTGGGCAAGCTTTCACATGGTGTAATGAAATAAAAGAGAGAGATATTCTTTGGAAAATATTAGATAGGTTGGTTGCAAATGATGAATGGGATGCATGCTTTTCCAAAACTACTATTCAACACCTAACTAGAATCAATTCTGATCACTGCCCATTATTGATAACGGCAGAGAATGATGTAGATAACTACATCAAGTacttcaagtttttgaatttctggGTGGATCAACAtaactttattgatattgttcgTCAAATTTAG
- the LOC107796642 gene encoding uncharacterized protein LOC107796642, with protein sequence MLRVRYTRYFLRPIVATADQSEVQVPPGSSVPTEVSQFLRSMFLSGEVQAATPAGATVNNVVDNAGILGVSSGPSIIEPRSAHESAGEPANEDVGTSHRQTADFAESPSHAKRQRME encoded by the exons ATGCTACGAGTCAGATACACCAGATACTTTCTTAGACCCATAGTTGCCACAGCTGATCAAAGTGAAGTTCAGGTGCCACCAGGAAGTAGCGTACCAACGGAAGTTAGCCAATTTTTGAGAAGTATGTTCCTCAGTGGTGAAGTTCAAGCTGCTACACCTGCAGGTGCAACTGTGAATAACGTCGTTGACAACGCAGGGATATTAGGTGTATCTTCTGGACCATCAATTATAGAACCAAGAAGTGCTCATGAATCAGCTGGTGAA CCTGCTAATGAAGATGTTGGGACCTCTCATCGACAAACAGCTGATTTTGCTGAAAGCCCATCACATGCAAAACGACAAAGG ATGGAGTGA